A genomic stretch from Vicia villosa cultivar HV-30 ecotype Madison, WI unplaced genomic scaffold, Vvil1.0 ctg.003014F_1_1, whole genome shotgun sequence includes:
- the LOC131640242 gene encoding beta-1,4-xylosyltransferase IRX9-like: MGSLERSKKKTHLWKKAMLHFSLCFVMGFFTGLAPTGKSLIFSSKIEVAFAVSNVTEFVTAAPQPSQVSTKNSNKSSIDSDSASNIHIEKTTLHAKPLPQLKPKRLVIIVTPTSKKLPYQNVFLRRLANTIKLVDQPVLWIVVEAKTDSPELSEILRKTGIMYRHVVFNEEFEDLEAELNHQRNLALSHIEHHRLSGIVHFAGLSNVYDLQFFQQLRDIEVFGTWPTALLLANRKRVILEGPVCDSSQVIGWHLRNVNNETITPPIHISSFAFNSSILWDPERWGRTSSVKHSSQNSIKFVKQVVLEDETKLKGIPPYCSKILLWRFNFYARAISKH; encoded by the exons ATGGGTTCACTAGAAAGGTCAAAgaaaaaaacacatttatggaAAAAAGCCATGCTTCATTTTTCTCTATGTTTTGTCATGGGTTTTTTCACAGGCTTAGCACCAACAggtaaatctttgattttttctaGCAAAATCGAAGTTGCATTCGCAGTTTCAAATGTAACCGAATTCGTAACAGCAGCACCTCAACCTTCTCAAGTTTCAACGAAAAATAGTAACAAAAGTTCGATAGATTCTGATTCAGCATCAAATATTCATATCGAAAAAACAACGTTGCATGCAAAACCACTACCTCAGTTAAAGCCGAAAAGACTTGTTATCATAGTAACTCCAACCAGCAAAAAACTACCTTATCAGAATGTTTTTCTGAGAAGGTTAGCAAATACTATAAAGCTTGTTGATCAACCGGTGCTTTGGATTGTCGTTGAAGCGAAAACTGATTCGCCTGAATTGTCGGAGATTTTAAGGAAAACCGGTATTATGTATAGACATGTTGTTTTTAATGAAGAGTTTGAGGATTTAGAAGCTGAACTGAATCATCAGAGAAATTTAGCACTTAGTCACATTGAACATCATAGATTGAGTGGGATTGTTCATTTTGCTGGACTTTCAAATGTTTATGATCTTCAATTCTTTCAACAGCTTAGAGATATTGA GGTCTTTGGGACATGGCCAACAGCATTATTACTAGCAAACAGAAAAAGAGTAATACTTGAAGGACCAGTATGTGACTCATCTCAAGTAATTGGATGGCATTTAAGAAATGTGAACAATGAAACAATAACTCCTCCCATTCATATTTCAAGTTTTGCATTCAATAGCTCCATTCTTTGGGACCCTGAAAGATGGGGTAGAACTTCATCTGTTAAACACAGTTCTCAG AATTCAATCAAGTTTGTGAAGCAAGTAGTTCTAGAAGATGAAACTAAGTTGAAGGGAATTCCACCATATTGCTCCAAAATATTGTTGTGGCGTTTCAACTTCTATGCTCGTGCCATTTCCAAGCACTAA